In Micrococcus luteus NCTC 2665, a single window of DNA contains:
- a CDS encoding TrlF family AAA-like ATPase translates to MSQTYNGSIWRKWDLHLHVPGTKLSNGYPRSEDPSTIDTFCQVLESSDVQAFGLTDYYYADRIHKVRKRYKELFPQSRKLLLVNIEVRLDVDVSAEGKNVNLHFIFNPSLPPEKVDRFLGSLKISRRSGISGPQISCSELTDADDFASATVGLDAIRNAMRDVFGEDVYSGDNRRRNLIVIASAKNDGIRARGGQAGAARRAAQSDEIDKFCDGFFGNEGNVEWFLSPDRYEASEVSIPKPVLDGCDAHDFTQLKQRLGRHSKTGGNHSNILWIKSDLTYNGLLQIFLEPDTRVFLGSTQPDRKPGYKVIESVEFSDTANFPKRVRLNPNLNSIIGSRSSGKSSLLAHIAYAVDPDRTLDAQRRANPHLDPTKLGPAAGITWQAAANAGCRVSWGSSESGSGRVIYIPQNSLYSLSEKPEEITERIAPALAVARPDLGIQYDNLLADERIFREEVAASVSRWFSLKTKHVQLTEQIGALGSKDAVAAELEKVNVRIAECAEVAEITDSELGRIAGYRNQLRILGDSLRAAEDEYNRIQNILGTRLDDEYALSPKAFKVDVKVDPGLETAGAGFATTAKPVLDFYENEISEYLSSLARTRLDFLRGKMAAIREELVTTEEVSAPLLAKEVAIEEIGSLRDGADKFSRELDRIDSLATEVRDNADEIKTVADTIQSCIARVNKEIATFVRNVETASVEIEQMMLSADAQIDEQSIRDAMAGMHGSSVNSYVRGRGDLFDVARAQADPLDFLEELFSGQIRLTGSTTKEELANRVLSVVPEVRFKATLEGDSIGGFEPSSMTPGKQALFALSLTLGSDQDGWPLLLDQPEDDLDSRSIFGTIAHYLMDQKKKRQIIMVTHNANLAIGADSEQILVANRHGTDHPNEDGRRFSYLGGSLEHERNPNPGASFALDRLDVPSHACEILDGGEEAFKKRSQRYLI, encoded by the coding sequence ATGAGTCAAACGTACAACGGATCAATTTGGCGTAAGTGGGATCTGCACCTTCATGTGCCTGGAACAAAACTCTCAAATGGTTACCCTCGATCGGAAGATCCGTCAACTATTGACACATTCTGCCAGGTGCTGGAGAGCTCAGATGTGCAAGCCTTCGGCCTGACCGACTATTACTATGCCGACCGGATCCATAAGGTTCGAAAGCGCTATAAAGAGCTGTTTCCACAATCCCGAAAACTCCTCTTGGTAAATATCGAGGTGCGCTTAGACGTCGATGTATCAGCAGAGGGGAAAAATGTGAATCTTCACTTCATTTTTAACCCCTCGTTGCCTCCTGAGAAAGTGGACCGGTTCCTCGGGTCGCTTAAAATCAGCCGCAGATCTGGCATCTCTGGTCCGCAAATTTCATGCTCAGAGCTTACAGATGCAGATGATTTCGCTTCTGCGACGGTGGGTCTAGATGCCATTCGGAATGCGATGCGAGATGTTTTTGGTGAGGACGTTTACAGCGGTGATAACCGCAGACGAAACCTTATAGTCATAGCCTCTGCTAAGAATGACGGGATTCGGGCGCGGGGGGGTCAAGCTGGCGCAGCTAGGCGGGCGGCGCAGAGCGATGAAATTGACAAATTTTGTGACGGCTTCTTCGGTAACGAAGGGAACGTCGAATGGTTTCTATCCCCCGATAGGTACGAGGCAAGTGAAGTCTCCATACCCAAGCCGGTGCTGGACGGATGCGACGCCCACGATTTCACGCAGCTGAAACAACGACTCGGGCGTCATTCGAAGACGGGGGGCAATCACTCAAATATCTTGTGGATTAAATCCGATTTAACTTATAACGGATTGTTGCAGATCTTTCTGGAACCCGATACTCGAGTTTTTCTTGGTTCCACTCAGCCTGACCGCAAGCCGGGATATAAGGTCATCGAAAGCGTCGAGTTTTCCGATACTGCTAACTTTCCAAAGAGGGTTCGACTCAATCCAAACCTTAACTCGATCATCGGCAGCCGTTCGTCGGGAAAGTCTTCATTGTTGGCTCACATTGCTTACGCGGTGGATCCCGACAGGACACTAGACGCGCAGAGGCGGGCGAACCCGCACCTCGACCCAACAAAACTGGGACCAGCTGCTGGAATAACGTGGCAAGCAGCTGCAAACGCTGGTTGCCGGGTAAGTTGGGGGTCCAGTGAATCTGGTAGCGGGAGGGTTATATATATTCCTCAAAACTCCCTCTACTCGCTAAGCGAAAAGCCGGAGGAGATTACAGAGCGTATTGCGCCGGCTCTTGCCGTTGCTCGACCAGATCTTGGCATCCAGTACGACAATCTTCTTGCCGATGAGCGCATTTTTCGCGAGGAAGTTGCTGCATCCGTCAGTCGTTGGTTCTCACTAAAAACCAAGCACGTTCAGCTGACTGAGCAAATAGGCGCCCTGGGTTCAAAGGACGCGGTCGCAGCTGAGCTAGAAAAAGTAAACGTACGCATTGCCGAGTGCGCGGAAGTGGCTGAAATTACCGACTCTGAACTGGGGCGAATAGCGGGGTATCGGAACCAACTTCGTATTCTTGGGGATTCCCTCCGGGCCGCAGAGGACGAATATAATCGGATCCAGAACATTTTGGGGACTCGACTCGACGACGAATACGCCCTCTCGCCCAAGGCTTTTAAAGTCGATGTGAAGGTCGATCCAGGGCTGGAGACTGCGGGTGCAGGGTTCGCGACGACCGCCAAGCCTGTCCTCGACTTCTACGAGAATGAGATTAGTGAGTACCTTAGTAGTCTAGCTCGAACGCGGCTAGATTTTCTCCGCGGGAAAATGGCAGCTATTCGAGAGGAACTGGTTACCACTGAAGAAGTTTCCGCCCCTCTACTTGCAAAAGAAGTGGCCATTGAAGAAATTGGCAGTCTTCGCGATGGCGCCGACAAGTTTTCGAGAGAACTGGATAGGATCGATAGTCTCGCGACGGAGGTCAGGGATAACGCTGATGAGATTAAGACAGTCGCGGATACCATCCAATCGTGCATTGCGAGGGTGAATAAGGAAATCGCTACCTTCGTTAGAAACGTTGAGACTGCAAGTGTCGAGATTGAGCAAATGATGCTCAGCGCGGATGCCCAGATCGATGAGCAATCCATTCGCGATGCAATGGCTGGTATGCACGGGTCATCAGTTAACTCGTACGTGCGTGGACGCGGGGATCTGTTTGATGTTGCGAGAGCGCAAGCTGATCCCCTTGACTTTCTTGAAGAACTATTCTCGGGACAAATTCGTCTCACGGGATCCACCACCAAGGAGGAACTCGCGAACCGGGTTCTGAGCGTGGTTCCGGAGGTCCGATTCAAGGCGACTCTCGAAGGCGACTCGATCGGTGGTTTTGAACCCTCCTCAATGACCCCTGGAAAGCAAGCGCTGTTCGCGCTGTCCCTGACATTGGGTTCAGACCAAGACGGGTGGCCTCTTCTTCTTGACCAGCCGGAGGATGACCTAGATAGCCGGTCGATCTTTGGGACAATCGCTCACTATCTGATGGATCAGAAGAAGAAGCGTCAGATCATTATGGTTACACATAATGCGAACCTGGCAATCGGTGCGGACTCGGAACAGATACTCGTTGCAAACCGTCATGGCACTGACCATCCCAACGAGGACGGTCGGAGATTCTCCTATCTCGGGGGTTCACTTGAACATGAACGCAATCCCAATCCTGGGGCGTCATTTGCGCTGGATCGGCTAGACGTCCCCTCCCACGCTTGTGAGATTCTGGATGGCGGCGAAGAGGCCTTTAAGAAGAGGAGCCAGCGTTACCTGATTTGA
- a CDS encoding replication-associated recombination protein A, whose protein sequence is MDDLFSAAHTGADDDGPAGTVAAPHPGAPLAVRMRPRTLDDVLGQRHLMRPGSPLRKLAEPDPDSAAGPSSVILYGPPGIGKTTLAHVIARAPGRTFTELSAITAGVKDVRQVMEQAQRERDLYGRTTVLFLDEIHRFSKAQQDALLPGVENRWVVLVAATTENPSFSVIAPLLSRSLLLTLRPLTDDDIVGLLDRAVTQERGLNGAVVLQDDARDYLVRMAGGDARRALTVLEAAAGVALDKAREAGRAGEGAVAVTEEDAAQAMDHHVQRYDKDGDQHYDVISAFIKSIRGSDVDASMHYLARMLEAGEDPRFIARRLIISASEDVGMADPTALQTAVAAAQAVQLIGMPEGRIILAQAVTHLATAPKSNASYTAVNEAIADVRAGHTGAVPAHLRDAHYPGAAALGHGQGYVYSHDEPHAVARQQYAPDPLVGKDYYRPKPIGHEKRLAEQVAALRRIVRGQ, encoded by the coding sequence ATGGACGACCTCTTCAGCGCCGCGCACACCGGGGCCGACGACGACGGCCCGGCCGGCACCGTGGCCGCCCCGCACCCCGGCGCACCGCTGGCCGTGCGCATGCGCCCGCGCACGCTGGATGACGTGCTGGGCCAGCGGCACCTGATGCGGCCGGGCTCCCCGCTGCGCAAGCTCGCCGAGCCCGATCCGGACTCCGCCGCGGGACCGAGCTCGGTCATCCTGTACGGGCCGCCGGGCATCGGGAAGACGACGCTGGCCCACGTGATCGCCCGCGCCCCCGGGCGCACGTTCACGGAGCTGTCCGCCATCACGGCCGGCGTGAAGGACGTGCGGCAGGTGATGGAGCAGGCCCAGCGCGAACGCGACCTCTACGGCCGCACCACCGTCCTGTTCCTCGACGAGATCCACCGCTTCTCCAAGGCGCAGCAGGACGCGCTGCTGCCGGGCGTCGAGAACCGCTGGGTCGTGCTCGTGGCGGCGACCACGGAGAACCCGTCCTTCTCGGTGATCGCACCCCTGCTCTCCCGGTCGCTGCTGCTCACGCTGCGTCCCCTCACGGACGACGACATCGTCGGGCTGCTGGACCGTGCCGTCACCCAGGAGCGCGGGCTCAACGGGGCCGTGGTGCTCCAGGACGACGCGCGGGACTACCTGGTGCGGATGGCCGGCGGCGACGCGAGGCGGGCGCTCACGGTGCTGGAGGCCGCGGCCGGCGTCGCCCTGGACAAGGCGCGCGAGGCCGGCCGGGCGGGGGAGGGCGCCGTCGCGGTCACGGAGGAGGACGCCGCGCAGGCGATGGACCACCACGTCCAGCGCTACGACAAGGACGGCGACCAGCACTACGACGTGATCAGTGCCTTCATCAAGTCCATCCGCGGCTCGGACGTGGACGCGTCGATGCACTACCTCGCCCGGATGCTGGAGGCGGGGGAGGACCCCCGGTTCATCGCCCGGCGGCTGATCATCTCCGCGTCCGAGGACGTGGGCATGGCCGACCCGACCGCGCTGCAGACCGCCGTGGCCGCCGCCCAGGCCGTGCAGCTGATCGGCATGCCGGAGGGACGCATCATCCTGGCGCAGGCCGTGACGCATCTGGCCACCGCGCCGAAGTCCAACGCGAGCTACACCGCCGTGAACGAGGCGATCGCGGACGTGCGGGCCGGCCACACGGGCGCGGTGCCGGCGCACCTGCGGGACGCGCACTACCCCGGCGCGGCGGCCCTCGGCCACGGCCAGGGCTACGTCTACAGCCACGACGAGCCGCACGCCGTGGCGCGCCAGCAGTACGCCCCGGACCCGCTGGTGGGCAAGGACTACTACCGGCCCAAGCCCATCGGCCACGAGAAGCGGCTCGCGGAGCAGGTGGCCGCGCTGCGCCGGATCGTCCGGGGGCAGTGA
- a CDS encoding DUF1697 domain-containing protein, with product MSPAAPRTDHTHVLLLRGINVGRSNRVGKDTLIRWAQAAGGEAVTTHLASGNVLFRASSDAAAEGVRQGFARRAREEGGLDVPVVLVDVGTLRRALELHDALPWAGGEPKRTQLTVLEDDPAPEAAAALAALDHGDDRPAGPDRTALEGRLLWTRCATGVADSPLTPARLDRTLGVRGAARNLTTVRVLAGLPAGD from the coding sequence ATGAGCCCCGCCGCCCCGCGCACCGACCACACCCATGTCCTGCTGCTGCGCGGGATCAACGTGGGCCGGAGCAACCGCGTCGGCAAGGACACACTGATCCGCTGGGCCCAGGCCGCCGGCGGGGAGGCGGTCACCACCCACCTGGCCAGCGGCAACGTCCTGTTCCGGGCGTCCTCCGACGCGGCCGCGGAGGGCGTGCGGCAGGGGTTCGCGCGACGGGCGCGTGAGGAGGGCGGTCTCGACGTCCCCGTGGTCCTCGTGGACGTGGGCACGCTCCGACGCGCCCTGGAGCTGCACGACGCGCTCCCCTGGGCCGGCGGCGAGCCGAAACGCACCCAGCTCACCGTGCTCGAGGACGACCCCGCACCCGAGGCGGCCGCCGCCCTGGCCGCGCTCGACCACGGGGACGACCGACCCGCGGGGCCGGATCGCACAGCCCTGGAGGGACGGCTGCTGTGGACGCGCTGCGCCACGGGGGTCGCCGACTCCCCGCTCACCCCGGCCCGCCTCGACCGGACGCTCGGGGTGCGCGGCGCGGCCCGGAACCTCACGACGGTGCGGGTGCTCGCGGGGCTGCCGGCCGGGGACTGA
- the dtd gene encoding D-aminoacyl-tRNA deacylase, translating to MRAVCQRAQSASVTVDGKVVGSFEGEGLVILLGVSVTDTEAEAVQVARKVAGLRMLDGERSLTDAGAPALVVSQFTLYGDVRKGRRPSWTRAAKGDQAEPLYERFTAELEAAGVRVERGVFGAMMDVSLTNSGPFTLIVDSDELAGPRRG from the coding sequence ATGCGTGCCGTCTGCCAGAGAGCCCAGTCTGCGTCCGTGACCGTCGACGGGAAGGTGGTCGGCTCCTTCGAGGGCGAGGGGCTGGTGATCCTGCTCGGAGTGTCGGTCACGGACACGGAGGCCGAGGCCGTCCAGGTGGCCCGCAAGGTGGCCGGGCTCCGCATGCTCGACGGCGAGCGGTCCCTCACCGACGCCGGTGCCCCGGCGCTCGTCGTCAGCCAGTTCACGCTGTACGGCGACGTGCGCAAGGGCCGGCGGCCGTCCTGGACGCGCGCGGCGAAGGGCGACCAGGCCGAGCCGCTCTACGAGCGGTTCACGGCCGAGCTCGAGGCCGCCGGCGTGCGCGTGGAGCGCGGGGTGTTCGGCGCGATGATGGACGTCTCTCTCACCAACTCCGGGCCGTTCACGCTGATCGTGGACTCGGACGAGCTGGCCGGGCCGCGGCGCGGCTGA
- the rpsD gene encoding 30S ribosomal protein S4, with translation MSGNLRTRRTVRHSRALGIALTPKAEKYMERRPYGPGQHGRARRKQDSDYAVRLKEKQRLRAQYNIREAQMRRYFEEAKRTAGLTGENLVELLEQRLDALVLRAGFARTIQQARQLVVHRHIMVDGKRVDVPSFRVKEGQMIHVHERSEKMVPFQLAAAGAHQQVLPATPGYLTVEIEKLRATLTRRPKRSEVPVTCEEQLVVEYYAR, from the coding sequence ATGAGTGGCAACCTTCGCACCCGCCGCACCGTGCGGCACTCCCGCGCCCTGGGCATCGCGCTGACCCCCAAGGCCGAGAAGTACATGGAGCGTCGTCCGTACGGCCCCGGCCAGCACGGCCGCGCCCGCCGCAAGCAGGACTCGGACTACGCGGTGCGCCTCAAGGAGAAGCAGCGTCTGCGCGCCCAGTACAACATCCGCGAGGCCCAGATGCGCCGCTACTTTGAGGAGGCCAAGCGCACCGCCGGCCTGACCGGTGAGAACCTGGTCGAGCTCCTCGAGCAGCGCCTCGACGCCCTCGTGCTGCGCGCCGGCTTCGCCCGCACCATCCAGCAGGCCCGTCAGCTCGTCGTGCACCGCCACATCATGGTGGACGGCAAGCGCGTGGACGTCCCCTCGTTCCGCGTGAAGGAGGGCCAGATGATCCACGTGCACGAGCGCTCGGAGAAGATGGTCCCCTTCCAGCTGGCCGCCGCCGGCGCCCACCAGCAGGTCCTGCCCGCCACCCCGGGCTACCTGACCGTGGAGATCGAAAAGCTGCGCGCCACCCTCACCCGTCGCCCGAAGCGCTCCGAGGTCCCCGTGACCTGCGAGGAGCAGCTCGTGGTCGAGTACTACGCGCGCTGA
- the aspS gene encoding aspartate--tRNA ligase, protein MLRTHSLGELNASLIGQTVTVTGWVARRRDHGGVAFVDLRDASGFAQVVVRDEADFDPLRNEWVLQVTGTVERRPEGNENPNLPSGEIELIAETVTVLNTAAALPFQVDEHVEVGEEARLRHRYLDLRRPQPSRIMRLRSEVNRTARELLHGEGFVEVETPTLTRSTPEGARDFLVPARLAPGSWYALPQSPQLFKQLLQVGGIEKYYQIARCYRDEDFRADRQPEFTQLDIEASFVEQDDVIALGEKIVKALWALVGVDVPTPIRRMTYAEAMEKYGSDKPDLRFGLELTDLTEYFKDTPFRVFQNEYVGAVVMPGGASQARRTLDAWQEWAKQRGAKGLAYVLIQEDGELTGPVSKNISEEEKAGLAAAVGANPGDCVFFAAGKPKESRALLGAARVEIGRRCGLFTDAGDGVAAKDADWAFVWVVDAPMFEPAADAVASGDVAVGAGAWTAVHHAFTSPKPEFADTFDADPGSALAYAYDIVCNGNEIGGGSIRIHRRDVQERVFEVMGLSPEEANEKFGFLLEGFKYGAPPHGGIAFGWDRVVALLAGTDSIREVIAFPKTGGGFDPLTGAPAPITAQQRKEAGVDAQPEPKQAEAEPEA, encoded by the coding sequence TCGTGGACCTGCGCGACGCCTCGGGCTTCGCCCAGGTCGTGGTGCGGGACGAGGCGGACTTCGACCCGCTGCGCAACGAGTGGGTCCTGCAGGTCACCGGCACGGTCGAGCGCCGCCCCGAGGGCAACGAGAACCCGAACCTGCCCTCCGGCGAGATCGAGCTGATCGCGGAGACCGTGACGGTGCTCAACACCGCCGCCGCGCTGCCGTTCCAGGTGGACGAGCACGTGGAGGTCGGCGAGGAGGCCCGGCTGCGCCACCGCTACCTGGACCTGCGCCGCCCGCAGCCCTCGCGCATCATGCGCCTGCGCTCCGAGGTCAACCGGACGGCGCGCGAGCTCCTGCACGGCGAGGGCTTCGTGGAGGTCGAGACCCCGACCCTCACGCGCTCGACGCCGGAGGGCGCCCGCGACTTCCTCGTCCCGGCCCGCCTGGCTCCCGGCTCCTGGTACGCCCTGCCGCAGTCGCCGCAGCTGTTCAAGCAGCTGCTGCAGGTGGGCGGGATCGAGAAGTACTACCAGATCGCCCGCTGCTACCGCGACGAGGACTTCCGCGCGGACCGTCAGCCCGAGTTCACCCAGCTGGACATCGAGGCCTCCTTCGTGGAGCAGGACGACGTGATCGCCCTCGGCGAGAAGATCGTCAAGGCCCTGTGGGCCCTCGTCGGTGTGGACGTGCCGACGCCGATCCGTCGGATGACCTACGCCGAGGCGATGGAGAAGTACGGCTCGGACAAGCCGGACCTGCGCTTCGGCCTCGAGCTGACGGACCTGACCGAATACTTCAAGGACACCCCGTTCCGCGTGTTCCAGAACGAGTACGTGGGCGCCGTCGTGATGCCGGGCGGCGCCTCCCAGGCCCGCCGCACCCTCGACGCGTGGCAGGAGTGGGCCAAGCAGCGCGGCGCCAAGGGCCTGGCCTACGTGCTCATCCAGGAGGACGGCGAGCTGACCGGCCCGGTGTCCAAGAACATCTCCGAGGAAGAGAAGGCCGGTCTGGCCGCCGCCGTGGGCGCGAACCCGGGCGACTGCGTGTTCTTCGCCGCCGGCAAGCCGAAGGAGTCCCGCGCGCTGCTGGGCGCGGCCCGCGTGGAGATCGGCCGTCGCTGCGGGCTGTTCACCGACGCCGGTGACGGCGTGGCCGCGAAGGATGCCGACTGGGCGTTCGTGTGGGTCGTGGACGCGCCGATGTTCGAGCCGGCGGCCGACGCCGTGGCCTCGGGCGACGTCGCCGTGGGCGCTGGCGCCTGGACCGCCGTGCACCACGCGTTCACCTCGCCCAAGCCGGAGTTCGCGGACACCTTCGACGCCGACCCGGGCTCGGCCCTGGCCTACGCGTACGACATCGTGTGCAACGGCAACGAGATCGGCGGCGGCTCCATCCGCATCCACCGTCGGGACGTGCAGGAGCGCGTGTTCGAGGTCATGGGCCTGTCCCCGGAGGAGGCGAACGAGAAGTTCGGCTTCCTGCTCGAGGGCTTCAAGTACGGTGCCCCGCCGCACGGCGGCATCGCGTTCGGCTGGGACCGCGTGGTCGCCCTGCTGGCCGGCACCGACTCGATCCGCGAGGTCATCGCGTTCCCGAAGACCGGCGGCGGCTTCGACCCGCTGACGGGCGCACCGGCGCCCATCACCGCCCAGCAGCGCAAGGAGGCCGGCGTCGACGCGCAGCCGGAGCCGAAGCAGGCCGAGGCTGAGCCGGAGGCCTGA